In a single window of the Euryarchaeota archaeon genome:
- a CDS encoding PLP-dependent transferase — protein sequence MVIKGSGRGHESYEHGKVPGGTVYCILIKTKTPDTFITDRLVRISVGLENVDDIKAAVKRALDAI from the coding sequence TTGGTAATAAAGGGTTCGGGGAGGGGCCACGAGTCTTACGAGCACGGCAAGGTCCCCGGCGGAACCGTCTACTGCATCCTCATCAAGACCAAGACACCGGATACGTTCATCACCGACCGGCTCGTCAGGATATCCGTGGGACTTGAGAACGTGGACGACATCAAGGCGGCCGTCAAACGGGCGCTGGATGCGATCTGA
- a CDS encoding AbrB/MazE/SpoVT family DNA-binding domain-containing protein produces the protein MATTVDERGRVLIPRGIREEQGLAPGSPVIIESTKDGVLLRPALQREEALRRLNGAINVKNRKRGVEPMDPLAVKQIWEPRT, from the coding sequence ATGGCGACGACGGTGGACGAAAGGGGGCGGGTCCTCATCCCGCGAGGGATCCGCGAGGAACAAGGGCTTGCCCCGGGTAGCCCGGTCATCATCGAGTCCACGAAGGACGGCGTATTACTCCGGCCGGCCCTTCAAAGGGAAGAAGCCCTTCGGAGGCTCAACGGTGCCATCAACGTCAAGAACCGCAAGCGCGGCGTAGAGCCCATGGACCCGCTTGCCGTGAAGCAGATCTGGGAGCCCCGGACTTGA